The following coding sequences are from one Bacteroidota bacterium window:
- a CDS encoding cation:proton antiporter, which translates to MLDSLAEVIIASLLAAWLFRKMKIPELVGILLVGVLFGPYVLNLLNPELIDISGELRLAALLVILLRAGFELRKDTLNKVGKTALFLSFVPAVIEAGVITLLAPLLFGLTYLESAILGTILGAVSPAVVVPMMINLIEKKRGTAKGIPTLILAASSIDDVFVIVLYSILIGIYTGSSVNIAWALAGIPISIILGIVVGLGIGILLYKLFDRFNPRATKRVLIIMAVSVLLMRVEHLISHWIPFAALLSVMAIGFIILEKRDKYAHELSLKFAKVWVIAEILLFTMVGSAVNINVAFESGLAGLLLIFTGLVGRSLGSWLCLLGTNLNFKERWFVVISYIPKATVQAAIGAAPLAAMKIAGMDTGPGEIILAVAVLSIVLTAPLGAWAIGFTGKRWLSKE; encoded by the coding sequence ATGCTTGATTCTCTTGCCGAAGTGATCATTGCCAGTTTGCTGGCTGCATGGTTGTTCAGGAAAATGAAAATTCCCGAGTTAGTTGGAATATTACTGGTAGGTGTTTTATTCGGTCCATACGTATTAAATCTGCTGAATCCGGAGTTGATCGATATTTCAGGTGAACTGAGGCTTGCCGCTTTGCTGGTGATACTTTTAAGGGCGGGATTTGAACTGAGAAAAGATACATTAAATAAGGTAGGAAAAACCGCTTTGTTTTTGTCATTTGTCCCGGCTGTTATAGAGGCAGGCGTAATAACCCTTCTTGCTCCCTTGCTGTTCGGTTTAACATATCTGGAAAGTGCAATCCTGGGAACCATACTCGGTGCAGTTAGTCCGGCAGTAGTGGTTCCCATGATGATCAACCTGATAGAAAAAAAACGAGGCACGGCCAAAGGTATTCCGACTTTGATACTGGCAGCTTCCTCCATCGACGACGTATTTGTGATTGTTTTGTATTCCATCCTGATAGGAATTTATACCGGAAGCAGCGTCAATATAGCCTGGGCTCTTGCCGGTATCCCCATTTCTATCATTCTCGGGATTGTTGTAGGATTAGGGATAGGTATTTTACTTTATAAGTTATTTGATCGTTTTAATCCCCGTGCCACAAAAAGAGTATTGATCATCATGGCTGTGTCTGTTTTGCTAATGAGGGTTGAGCATCTGATAAGTCACTGGATTCCGTTTGCGGCATTGCTGTCTGTTATGGCCATCGGTTTTATTATCCTTGAGAAAAGAGACAAATATGCACATGAACTTAGCCTGAAGTTTGCAAAGGTATGGGTGATTGCCGAGATCCTTTTGTTTACCATGGTTGGATCGGCAGTAAACATAAATGTGGCTTTTGAGTCGGGTTTAGCCGGATTACTTTTGATTTTTACAGGACTTGTAGGAAGAAGCCTCGGATCCTGGTTATGCCTCCTGGGAACCAACCTGAATTTCAAGGAACGCTGGTTTGTCGTGATTTCTTATATCCCAAAGGCTACAGTACAGGCTGCTATTGGTGCAGCTCCGTTGGCTGCAATGAAAATTGCCGGTATGGATACCGGACCCGGTGAAATTATTTTGGCCGTAGCTGTTCTAAGTATTGTTCTAACTGCTCCCCTGGGTGCCTGGGCCATCGGGTTTACCGGTAAAAGATGGCTTTCCAAAGAATAG